Part of the Amphiura filiformis chromosome 9, Afil_fr2py, whole genome shotgun sequence genome is shown below.
CAAAATAGTTCATAATGTTTCAGtagaaattatcaaaataaaaaatactaattAGAAGTGGACCTTTCTGTGCCACATTTACATGTATTGTCATACTCAGCACCTACtgtgaatatattccttttcGGGCAATGTAAGGAAGCTTCAAATTGTGAATTTACAGTAtgaaacatacatgtaaatgtaattaACCGCACAAATATGTCCACTTTCACAATACttgataatatatttatttgtattcaTGATATAAATGATAATATACTCAGTCTCATCAAacgtttgttttgtttgtattacaaaataatgataagCGTGATATTTACATGTAATAAGCATCACTCACAGTGATTACTATTATCATAGGTATGACATTTGTGTTGTGTAAAAGCATACATTTGGAAAATATGAAAGTTTTGGTTGATTTTGAATTCTATTTCAAACAAAACCAGCATGAACCACATACTAAAAATGTGTTCATGTACATGGATGCCAGCGTATATTTGCAATGTGGCtcattaaggaaggggtatgagcgtttggacagtatttattgtgggacattagagcacatcagacatatcgaattgcattctgaatcgaagaatgtccttctgatatcaaataattttgatttttgaaattcgcaatgtaatacacattttatggcaatcattaaaaattgatatttttatatttaaccgtacttgaagtaaactttataaatctgatgatttatacttaaagtgtatgtaggtgggatgaaaccgacgatcaattgaaaattttgacctttcattattgaagatatggatttttttcccaaaacaccaaaaaaaaaaaaggtcttttgggaaaaaaatccatatcttcaatataaaaggtcaaaattttcaattgatcgtcggcttttcctcccagctacatacactttaaaatatatcattagatttataaaatttatttcgaggactgttatatatcaaaaatttgcaaaatatcaaattttaataatttgtcataaaatttgtattatatcgtgaatttcaaaaaatgagaattatttgatatcagaaagacatgcttcgtattcagaatgcaattcgatacgtctgaggtgctctcatgtcccacaaaaaatactgtcgaaacgctcattctagatcccttaaacatgTTTCTGAAGTTTTTATGTATGTTACGGTGTATACGGCATATGTGATCTGCTCCCATGAAATGAGTGATAAGTTGCAAGCAAGTTGGTAGTTTGAGACCTCCTAGCTGCTGAGTTGGTGTTCTTTTTATTTGACGTACACCTGTTCAAATCGGTAAAGATGTCTTGTGAATTAATGGGGCACAATGCCCCTGGCTTGTACAGATGTGGGTCAAACAAAGACCATCAATTCAGCAGCAAGGAGGTCTCAAAACTAACAACTTGCAACTTAACActcatttcgtgggagcaggtcaaattatgtacaaaaatttaattatgaaaaaaaaattacaaacatcaagatttaaaTGTACATTGTAGTAAGTGCCTTTCTAATAAGGATTGTAAGTACATAGGACAATCTTGTACATCTACACTGCTCATAAAATCAGGAAATTGTACAGTTATTTGATagaaaaataaaagtgaaaaGCAATTTCATTTGTTTacaatattcattatttttcatgtttggaATGCAGGAAGCTACATGTACACATGTAGTTCTTAGTGCTTATTTCTATGCATTTAGGACCCTTTTGCATTTTGAATACCCctttttagttttaaaatatcTCACCAAATGACCATGTTTTTGTTGTCAAATCTCTCATTAAAGGACCCCCTAGTTTCCAACAGCTGTCCACACATCCCTGTCACAAGTTGGACCCCCTGGAAACAAGGCCGAAATGTAAAACTTAGCACATCAAAAGGTACTGGTAGTCTTAAAATTGCCAAAGTGAAGAAAAACAATGAAATTCTGCTAATTTTAGAATAAACAAACATGGTCACCTTTGGTAAAATATAATCAGAAAATGTTCACTGGGTGAGACAAAAAAACATCAGAGCCAGGATCAACTCCCTGAGTTCTTGTACAGGTAACCAAGACAATAAGCAGGTAGTTCATTCATTGCCCAGGGGAATGTCATGTTAGATCAATTATTTCACGAGAAGTTAACAAACAGGGAGTCTATTGGAAGCCAGGCAGAGCTTGTTAGCCAACAGCTGGTAACTTCGCTGTTAGGCtgctaaaattgtaaaattacaaGCATGACTGATGTTGAGTAATACATTTTGCCGTTCTTCATAAGTATCAGGCTGGTATTAGTTTTATTGGTTTTAAGACCAACAGAATTGGCTAAgtgaaaaaacaaatttaaagtaCACCCCTGTTAAATACTCTCAGTAaatgaattttcaatatttcaggaTGTAAATActtagtacatacatgtacatctgtACGCTGTACAGCAAATCCAGTCAAAATTCagacactccctatggaagacacaaccttaatctctcacacaggtagtgcaaatttcaaatggagtcacccatcatTCAGGCAATCACATTCCCTGCATGGAGGTAagtgccttccataggggtgtatggatttcaactggaatagcccattataaagACAGCTGGACAAGACCATCCCTGGTAAGCCTATTCACCGATCACATGGTCATCTTAAAACAAGGTTCTACCCCCaaagtgtgtgttgtgtgtgcATACGCCTGTCAAGTGTATGCTTTAATTACGGCATACGCTTTGCTGGCGTTTTGGTAGAAAAGcacgagaaacaaaaatgcacattttgcacatgcgtttgcagggagaacctcgttttggcagcaagatggcggatccgtgcaaagggcgaatatAAAAGCACTGTATCTTTCCTCAAAAGAAAGTTGACTTTCCAGTAAGTACACCAGTTTGCATTAGGATAATCAGTATAAACACAGTCAATATGAGGCTACCATAGACAAATGACCTCTTCACTGGTATACACATCAGCTTGACATTAATCTTGCCATTAGCAATAAACTGCTGGAAAGAGTCTATCTCTTCAACAGAGCTGTTCTGATATCCAAACACTCTGACTTCCATACTGTATTCTCTAAGTTCCTCTAGAGTGCCGTTGACCCATAAGGCTTGCAGGATGGGAAAGCAAAGAATGACAAGCCACATCATGGGAAACACAGAGCGATAAGCCCATATCAAAGCAAGATGATGTTTATTCAAAAATAACAGACATAATCCGATGACAAATCGTTCTGCAAAGTAAAATGCGCAAGTGACGTCATGTTGCTCATGGCTCCATTCAGACGCAGGATAGCCTGCCAGACTCGGTATAAATCATGCATGATGTTCTGTAAGCGGGACGATTTCTCCAACAGTTGATCTTTGATAGATTCAGCGTATATTATGATAGTCTCGCATTGAACTGCATAGTTCACTACTACTGCTGTGTTAATAGAATTAACTATTAACGATCCAACCACATCTACACACAGTAGAAATATATTCCATGCATAAGGTAACTTGGGCGCTTGAACAGAAAAATCTTCGAACCCAAATGCACCCAGAAAAATGCCCTGTATGGCAAGAGTTGCTAAGATCCACAGCGCTCCAAGCAGCAGGATTCGTCGCATGGATTTAATCATGTCTGTTTGAGTTTGCATCCCACGTGGGAGAGGCGTAATCAATAAAAACACTTGTTCTATTAAGGCATACATCTGCTCATTGTCTTGGATGCGGAAATACCAAAAACCAAGACAAAATGCCACGAAGTGGAGGACATCAGGAATGATGTAGGATGTAAAGATATGATTGCAATTGAAAAACATTCCATTGTGTTTTGTAGCTTCAGTGGTGAGAGCCTCAGCAGTTGGTGATATTGGTATATCTTGAGAAGGTGCAACTCTATGACCGACATGAGTTGGCATTCCAGTTGTGATGTCATCCCAATCATGGTCATTACCATCAATATCTAACTTCCCCTGGCATGCTAACAGTTCGTAAGtgtaagtataaaacaataatgaCATAATAAACAGAGGGTAAACGAGATTAAGAATCTTCCACCCCCAATGGTAGTTAAATCGTTCCCTACCAAACGGACGCCAGCCGATAAAAAGAAGCAAATAGGAGTACGGTCGAAACACTTGCTGCTTACACTTTCTCAAGATGGCGGATGCAGCAAATGCATTCAAACTTCCCCTGTCCTCATCATTGATTTCTATTCTCACTGTGCTGTTCATGGAGCTCATAAATGAAGCATGCATGAGTTCTTCTTCCCGGCTATGTGCTCGATTTCTAGGGACCTCACTGTGTGACAAAACATCATATTCTTCAGTGACGTCATCCATACCTGGCAGTGATCTTATCAATGTGCTTGTTGCATCATCGTCATCTTCAGTACAAGTTATTGGCACAGGGTTAGGAATATTCATCTTGCAATTTGTGTGATTTTTCTATTGTTTATATAAGTCACCTTTCATGCTCCTTTCACCATATTCACTGGAAGTAATAAGCTGTTTTTCCAATCTGAAGTCTCACACAGGCTGCCTGAAAGAAATAAAAGATACGGAACTAATAGTAGTACAGCTGTATACATACCCGGGATACATACATGTTATACACTTTTATATAGCATAAACAGTGCTAATTAGAAATAGAATGGGAGTCAATAGGGAAGAGCATTTATTACTATTAGGTTGAATATGGTAGGATATttattgtacatgtattaaaatTAAATGCCCATTTAGAgactgcaataattatgagccctggggagggtaaaatgggggggcatTTGGAAATTATACCCctccgggggctcataattattgcacagccctgtaAATGTGGGCCAGTGAATTGGTagtcaacatcaacatcaattcATATATTGGCTGGACTGAGAGAGTATAGAAGCCAAGCTGGGGGGGGGTCtgcttattgttgttgtagttgagACTTGAATACTTGTAGGCTGCTTGCTTTTAAAAATGGTGGTTTCTTTTCGACTTTTTCAGTCACTGGCACTGGATGCGAGTTTCGTGGTGAATAAAACTTTTTGTTAAAAGCTAAATGtttgcgttagagaatatgctcgaacaaaTTAATGACAAAGATCTCAAAGTAATATGTACGTAGATACCACTATCCTAGAAGCACTTAcgccttgaatc
Proteins encoded:
- the LOC140161291 gene encoding LOW QUALITY PROTEIN: uncharacterized protein (The sequence of the model RefSeq protein was modified relative to this genomic sequence to represent the inferred CDS: inserted 1 base in 1 codon), encoding MNIPNPVPITCTEDDDDATSTLIRSLPGMDDVTEEYDVLSHSEVPRNRAHSREEELMHASFMSSMNSTVRIEINDEDRGSLNAFAASAILRKCKQQVFRPYSYLLLFIGWRPFGRERFNYHWGWKILNLVYPLFIMSLLFYTYTYELLACQGKLDIDGNDHDWDDITTGMPTHVGHRVAPSQDIPISPTAEALTTEATKHNGMFFNCNHIFTSYIIPDVLHFVAFCLGFWYFRIQDNEQMYALIEQVFLLITPLPRGMQTQTDMIKSMRRILLLGALWILATLAIQGIFLGAFGFEDFSVQAPKLPYAWNIFLLCVDVVGSLIVNSINTAVVVNYAVQCETIIIYAESIKDQLLEKSSRLQNIMHDLYRVWQAILRLNGAMSNMTSLXAFYFAERFVIGLCLLFLNKHHLALIWAYRSVFPMMWLVILCFPILQALWVNGTLEELREYSMEVRVFGYQNSSVEEIDSFQQFIANGKINVKLMCIPVKRSFVYGSLILTVFILIILMQTGVLTGKSTFF